One Chanodichthys erythropterus isolate Z2021 chromosome 10, ASM2448905v1, whole genome shotgun sequence DNA segment encodes these proteins:
- the mfsd14a1 gene encoding MFSD14 family MFS transporter, with the protein MTQKKKKRVNRSLLLAKKIIIKDGGTPQGFGSPSVYHAVIVIFLEFFAWGLLTAPTLGALHETFPKHTFLMNGLIQGVKGLLSFLSAPLIGALSDVWGRKSFLLLTVFFTCAPIPLMKISPWWYFAVISVSGVFAVTFSVIFAYVADITQEHERSMAYGMVSATFAASLVISPAIGAYLSQVYGDTLVVVLASAIAMLDICFILVAVPESLPEKMRPASWGAPISWEQADPFASLRKVGQDSTVLLICITVFLSYLPEAGQYSSFFLYLQQIMGFSPESVAAFIAVLGLLSIVAQTVVLSLLMRSIGNKNTILLGLGFQILQLAWYGFGSEPWMMWAAGAVAAMSSITFPAVSALISRTADPDQQGVGQGMVTGIRGLCNGLGPALYGFIFYIFHVELDQVPEKDPDIRHHPDHRQQSAIIPGPPFLFGACSVLLALLVALFIPEHPHIGTRAGSWKKPTSPHGHPHSPHPPGEAKEPLLQDTNV; encoded by the exons ATGACCCAGAAAAAGAAGAAGCGAGTGAATCGCAGTTTGTTGCTGGCGAAGAAAATCATCATCAAGGATGGAGGAACG CCTCAGGGCTTCGGTTCCCCCAGCGTTTATCATGCCGTTATCGTCATATTTCTGGAGTTCTTCGCTTGGGGTTTGCTCACAGCACCTACTTTAGGA GCTCTTCATGAAACATTCCCGAAACACACGTTTCTCATGAATGGCTTGATTCAGGGAGTTAAG GGTCTGCTGTCGTTTCTAAGCGCTCCTCTGATTGGTGCTCTGTCAGACGTGTGGGGAAGGAAGTCCTTTCTCTTACTCACAGTGTTCTTCACGTGTGCTCCAATTCCTTTAATGAAGATCAGCCCATG GTGGTACTTTGCCGTTATCTCTGTATCTGGAGTGTTTGCCGTTACCTTCTCGGTTATATTCGCCTATGTGGCCGACATCACTCAAGAGCATGAGCGCAGTATGGCTTACGGCATG GTCTCTGCCACGTTTGCGGCAAGTCTCGTGATCAGCCCGGCCATCGGCGCGTATCTGAGTCAGGTTTATGGAGACACTCTGGTAGTGGTTCTGGCTTCTGCCATCGCTATGCTGGACATCTGCTTTATCCTAGTGGCCGTGCCCGAGTCACTTCCAGAAAAGATGAGGCCAGCGTCTTGGGGCGCCCCCATCTCTTGGGAACAAGCTGACCCTTTTGCT TCTCTAAGAAAGGTGGGTCAAGACTCGACAGTTCTGCTCATCTGTATAACAGTGTTCCTGTCATATCTGCCCGAAGCTGGACAATACTCTAGCTTCTTCCTGTATCTGCAACAG ATAATGGGATTTTCACCTGAAAGTGTTGCAGCTTTCATCGCTGTTCTAGGATTGCTGTCTATTGTTGCACAG ACTGTAGTATTAAGTTTACTCATGCGTTCCATCGGGAACAAGAATACAATTTTGCTGGGCCTGGGATTTCAGATTCTGCAACTCGCTTGGTATGGGTTCGGATCTGAGCCATG GATGATGTGGGCAGCTGGAGCCGTTGCCGCCATGTCTAGTATCACTTTCCCTGCTGTAAGTGCCCTGATTTCCCGCACAGCCGATCCGGATCAACAAG GCGTGGGTCAGGGTATGGTTACGGGAATCCGTGGGCTGTGTAATGGTTTGGGTCCGGCCCTCTACGGTTTCATCTTCTACATATTTCATGTCGAGTTGGACCAAGTTCCAGAGAAAGACCCGGATATACGGCATCACCCTGATCACCGCCAACAG AGTGCAATAATCCCAGGGCCGCCGTTCCTCTTCGGCGCATGTTCTGTGCTGCTGGCTCTCCTGGTGGCTCTTTTCATTCCCGAACACCCCCATATTGGCACTCGTGCGGGCAGCTGGAAGAAGCCCACATCACCCCACGGGCACCCGCACAGTCCCCACCCACCCGGAGAGGCCAAAGAGCCCCTCCTACAGGACACTAACGTGTGA
- the abhd14a gene encoding protein ABHD14A, whose translation MMNFFRNRLVVLGLVLLATVLLYLLLPSIRQGSMEPSLEVQQRMGLIAASPPPPPSSINITVRTGQLPGDPPLFFREALPVDSAGRQILPRLQMVLLHGQAFTSKTWEELGTLSLLASNGYQALALDLPGFGNSPDSESVKSDQSRVDLLKRFLEALGVRAPVLLSPSMSGHYALPFLQRHSAQLHGFVPIAPVGTRGITPQQYRDIQTPTLIIYGELDTNLGAQSHKNLIQLPHHSVVKLVGARHACYMDKPREFHRALLDFLSKLD comes from the exons ATGATGAATTTCTTCCGCAACCGTCTGGTGGTTTTGGGGCTGGTGTTACTGGCTACAGTGCTGCTGTATCTTCTGCTGCCCTCCATACGGCAGGGGAGCATGGAGCCATCTCTGGAGGTGCAGCAGCGGATGGGACTCATCGCCGCCTCTCCTCCGCCGCCGCCATCCAGCATCAACATCACGGTCAGGACCGGACAGCTGCCCGGGGACCCGCCGCTCTTCTTCAGGGAGGCTCTACCTGTGGATAGCGCCGGACGACAGATACTGCCCAG GCTGCAGATGGTGCTGCTTCATGGTCAGGCCTTCACCTCTAAGACCTGGGAGGAGTTGGGCACTCTCAGCTTGCTGGCCTCCAACGGGTACCAGGCCCTCGCGCTCGACCTGCCCG GTTTCGGGAACTCTCCAGATTCTGAGTCGGTAAAGTCGGATCAGAGCCGCGTGGACCTGCTAAAGCGTTTTCTGGAAGCTCTGGGCGTGCGAGCGCCGGTGTTACTGAGCCCGTCTATGAGCGGCCATTACGCCCTGCCGTTCCTCCAGAGACACAGCGCCCAGCTGCACGGCTTTGTGCCCATCGCCCCCGTGGGCACCCGCGGCATCACCCCACAGCAGTACCGCGACATCCAG ACTCCAACGCTGATCATATATGGGGAGTTAGACACTAACCTGGGCGCCCAATCGCATAAGAACCTGATTCAGCTGCCCCATCACAGCGTGGTGAAGCTGGTGGGAGCACGACACGCCTGTTACATGGACAAACCCCGCGAGTTCCACCGTGCTCTGCTCGACTTCCTCAGCAAGCTCGACTGA
- the hyal2b gene encoding hyaluronidase-2 isoform X1 has product MALTKPRLWVRLPGNRSEMRNITRLFGTTRPEWVSWLQLLFLMAFWTCLKAQQLKNTRWPLYSGKPLLLAWNAPTEDCRPRHDVNFQLDQFQIVASPNEGFTKQNLTIFYHGRLGSYPYFEADGTEVNKGLPQAASLMQHLEQMPDGLKKYIKDPTAKGLAVIDWEEWRPLWIRNWGPKDIYRERSRRRVAEKNPTWPQDQVAKVAQQEFELSAQKFMLETLRLAKSLRPQQLWGFYLFPDCYNHNYQNNQNYTGRCPDVEVTRNDQLKWLWTESTALFPSIYMGKALKDKPSGRQFVRNRVKEGMRLASVGNGSARPVFVYTRPTYLSSTPTSNGNSPELPLLTEMDLVSTIGESVALGVAGVILWGDSNYASSHATCSNLNEYLRGPLGRYLLNVTSAAEQCSRNLCGFRGRCLRKNPDTDTYLHLSPNTHSIERQGNTLKALGKMGEEELSRLRDEFQCQCYNGYVGDDCSRSEAGNSATVVWTTFLQVMLLPLFLMGFLH; this is encoded by the exons atggcactaacaAAGCCAAGATTATGGGTTCGACTCCCAGGCAACAG gTCCGAAATGAGGAACATCACGCGTCTCTTTGGGACGACCCGACCTGAATGGGTCTCCTGGCTGCAACTATTGTTTTTGATGGCCTTTTGGACCTGTTTAAAAGCACAGCAGTTAAAAAACACTAGATGGCCACTGTATTCTGGTAAGCCTTTGCTGTTGGCCTGGAACGCTCCTACGGAAGATTGTAGACCTCGACATGACGTCAACTTCCAGCTGGATCAGTTCCAAATAGTGGCATCTCCAAATGAGGGTTTCACAAAGCAAAACCTCACCATTTTCTATCATGGCCGTTTGGGATCGTACCCATACTTTGAGGCAGACGGCACTGAAGTCAATAAAGGCCTACCGCAGGCCGCCAGTCTCATGCAACACCTAGAACAGATGCCGGATGGGCTCAAGAAGTACATCAAGGACCCGACAGCCAAAGGTCTTGCTGTTATCGACTGGGAAGAGTGGCGGCCCCTCTGGATACGCAACTGGGGCCCTAAAGACATTTACCGCGAGCGTTCGCGACGGAGAGTCGCTGAGAAAAACCCAACTTGGCCTCAGGATCAGGTGGCCAAAGTGGCCCAGCAAGAGTTTGAGCTCTCTGCACAGAAGTTCATGTTGGAGACTCTCCGATTGGCCAAGAGCTTACGGCCCCAGCAGCTTTGGGGGTTCTACCTCTTTCCTGACTGTTACAACCACAATTACCAAAATAACCAGAACTACACAGGACGCTGTCCGGATGTAGAGGTGACCAGGAATGACCAGTTGAAGTGGCTGTGGACGGAGAGTACGGCTTTGTTTCCTTCCATATACATGGGAAAAGCGCTGAAGGACAAACCGTCTGGGCGGCAGTTCGTACGGAACCGGGTCAAGGAGGGCATGAGGTTGGCGTCTGTTGGGAACGGGTCAGCCAGACCTGTGTTTGTCTACACACGGCCCACTTACCTAAGCAGTACTCCAACTTCTAACGGCAACTCTCCTGAACTCCCGCTGCTGACAGAG ATGGATCTGGTGTCGACTATCGGTGAGAGTGTGGCGTTGGGTGTAGCGGGCGTGATCCTCTGGGGCGACTCCAACTATGCTAGCAGTCAT GCGACTTGTTCCAATCTTAACGAATACCTGCGAGGGCCGTTGGGTCGTTACCTGCTTAACGTGACGTCAGCCGCCGAACAGTGCAGCAGAAACCTCTGTGGATTCCGCGGTCGCTGCCTTCGCAAAAACCCTGACACGGACACGTACCTGCATCTCAGTCCGAACACCCACAGCATAGAGCGCCAAGGAAACACACTTAAGGCTTTGGGCAAGATGGGAGAGGAAGAACTGAGCCGCTTACGGGACGAGTTCCAGTGTCAGTGCTACAACGGCTACGTCGGCGACGACTGTAGTCGAAGTGAGGCCGGGAACAGTGCGACGGTGGTCTGGACCACCTTTTTGCAAGTTATGCTGTTACCGCTCTTCTTGATGGGGTTCCTACACTGA
- the hyal2b gene encoding hyaluronidase-2 isoform X2, translated as MTVSWVRFRWSEMRNITRLFGTTRPEWVSWLQLLFLMAFWTCLKAQQLKNTRWPLYSGKPLLLAWNAPTEDCRPRHDVNFQLDQFQIVASPNEGFTKQNLTIFYHGRLGSYPYFEADGTEVNKGLPQAASLMQHLEQMPDGLKKYIKDPTAKGLAVIDWEEWRPLWIRNWGPKDIYRERSRRRVAEKNPTWPQDQVAKVAQQEFELSAQKFMLETLRLAKSLRPQQLWGFYLFPDCYNHNYQNNQNYTGRCPDVEVTRNDQLKWLWTESTALFPSIYMGKALKDKPSGRQFVRNRVKEGMRLASVGNGSARPVFVYTRPTYLSSTPTSNGNSPELPLLTEMDLVSTIGESVALGVAGVILWGDSNYASSHATCSNLNEYLRGPLGRYLLNVTSAAEQCSRNLCGFRGRCLRKNPDTDTYLHLSPNTHSIERQGNTLKALGKMGEEELSRLRDEFQCQCYNGYVGDDCSRSEAGNSATVVWTTFLQVMLLPLFLMGFLH; from the exons ATGACAgtgtcatgggttcgattccgATG gTCCGAAATGAGGAACATCACGCGTCTCTTTGGGACGACCCGACCTGAATGGGTCTCCTGGCTGCAACTATTGTTTTTGATGGCCTTTTGGACCTGTTTAAAAGCACAGCAGTTAAAAAACACTAGATGGCCACTGTATTCTGGTAAGCCTTTGCTGTTGGCCTGGAACGCTCCTACGGAAGATTGTAGACCTCGACATGACGTCAACTTCCAGCTGGATCAGTTCCAAATAGTGGCATCTCCAAATGAGGGTTTCACAAAGCAAAACCTCACCATTTTCTATCATGGCCGTTTGGGATCGTACCCATACTTTGAGGCAGACGGCACTGAAGTCAATAAAGGCCTACCGCAGGCCGCCAGTCTCATGCAACACCTAGAACAGATGCCGGATGGGCTCAAGAAGTACATCAAGGACCCGACAGCCAAAGGTCTTGCTGTTATCGACTGGGAAGAGTGGCGGCCCCTCTGGATACGCAACTGGGGCCCTAAAGACATTTACCGCGAGCGTTCGCGACGGAGAGTCGCTGAGAAAAACCCAACTTGGCCTCAGGATCAGGTGGCCAAAGTGGCCCAGCAAGAGTTTGAGCTCTCTGCACAGAAGTTCATGTTGGAGACTCTCCGATTGGCCAAGAGCTTACGGCCCCAGCAGCTTTGGGGGTTCTACCTCTTTCCTGACTGTTACAACCACAATTACCAAAATAACCAGAACTACACAGGACGCTGTCCGGATGTAGAGGTGACCAGGAATGACCAGTTGAAGTGGCTGTGGACGGAGAGTACGGCTTTGTTTCCTTCCATATACATGGGAAAAGCGCTGAAGGACAAACCGTCTGGGCGGCAGTTCGTACGGAACCGGGTCAAGGAGGGCATGAGGTTGGCGTCTGTTGGGAACGGGTCAGCCAGACCTGTGTTTGTCTACACACGGCCCACTTACCTAAGCAGTACTCCAACTTCTAACGGCAACTCTCCTGAACTCCCGCTGCTGACAGAG ATGGATCTGGTGTCGACTATCGGTGAGAGTGTGGCGTTGGGTGTAGCGGGCGTGATCCTCTGGGGCGACTCCAACTATGCTAGCAGTCAT GCGACTTGTTCCAATCTTAACGAATACCTGCGAGGGCCGTTGGGTCGTTACCTGCTTAACGTGACGTCAGCCGCCGAACAGTGCAGCAGAAACCTCTGTGGATTCCGCGGTCGCTGCCTTCGCAAAAACCCTGACACGGACACGTACCTGCATCTCAGTCCGAACACCCACAGCATAGAGCGCCAAGGAAACACACTTAAGGCTTTGGGCAAGATGGGAGAGGAAGAACTGAGCCGCTTACGGGACGAGTTCCAGTGTCAGTGCTACAACGGCTACGTCGGCGACGACTGTAGTCGAAGTGAGGCCGGGAACAGTGCGACGGTGGTCTGGACCACCTTTTTGCAAGTTATGCTGTTACCGCTCTTCTTGATGGGGTTCCTACACTGA
- the hyal2b gene encoding hyaluronidase-2 isoform X3 — MRNITRLFGTTRPEWVSWLQLLFLMAFWTCLKAQQLKNTRWPLYSGKPLLLAWNAPTEDCRPRHDVNFQLDQFQIVASPNEGFTKQNLTIFYHGRLGSYPYFEADGTEVNKGLPQAASLMQHLEQMPDGLKKYIKDPTAKGLAVIDWEEWRPLWIRNWGPKDIYRERSRRRVAEKNPTWPQDQVAKVAQQEFELSAQKFMLETLRLAKSLRPQQLWGFYLFPDCYNHNYQNNQNYTGRCPDVEVTRNDQLKWLWTESTALFPSIYMGKALKDKPSGRQFVRNRVKEGMRLASVGNGSARPVFVYTRPTYLSSTPTSNGNSPELPLLTEMDLVSTIGESVALGVAGVILWGDSNYASSHATCSNLNEYLRGPLGRYLLNVTSAAEQCSRNLCGFRGRCLRKNPDTDTYLHLSPNTHSIERQGNTLKALGKMGEEELSRLRDEFQCQCYNGYVGDDCSRSEAGNSATVVWTTFLQVMLLPLFLMGFLH; from the exons ATGAGGAACATCACGCGTCTCTTTGGGACGACCCGACCTGAATGGGTCTCCTGGCTGCAACTATTGTTTTTGATGGCCTTTTGGACCTGTTTAAAAGCACAGCAGTTAAAAAACACTAGATGGCCACTGTATTCTGGTAAGCCTTTGCTGTTGGCCTGGAACGCTCCTACGGAAGATTGTAGACCTCGACATGACGTCAACTTCCAGCTGGATCAGTTCCAAATAGTGGCATCTCCAAATGAGGGTTTCACAAAGCAAAACCTCACCATTTTCTATCATGGCCGTTTGGGATCGTACCCATACTTTGAGGCAGACGGCACTGAAGTCAATAAAGGCCTACCGCAGGCCGCCAGTCTCATGCAACACCTAGAACAGATGCCGGATGGGCTCAAGAAGTACATCAAGGACCCGACAGCCAAAGGTCTTGCTGTTATCGACTGGGAAGAGTGGCGGCCCCTCTGGATACGCAACTGGGGCCCTAAAGACATTTACCGCGAGCGTTCGCGACGGAGAGTCGCTGAGAAAAACCCAACTTGGCCTCAGGATCAGGTGGCCAAAGTGGCCCAGCAAGAGTTTGAGCTCTCTGCACAGAAGTTCATGTTGGAGACTCTCCGATTGGCCAAGAGCTTACGGCCCCAGCAGCTTTGGGGGTTCTACCTCTTTCCTGACTGTTACAACCACAATTACCAAAATAACCAGAACTACACAGGACGCTGTCCGGATGTAGAGGTGACCAGGAATGACCAGTTGAAGTGGCTGTGGACGGAGAGTACGGCTTTGTTTCCTTCCATATACATGGGAAAAGCGCTGAAGGACAAACCGTCTGGGCGGCAGTTCGTACGGAACCGGGTCAAGGAGGGCATGAGGTTGGCGTCTGTTGGGAACGGGTCAGCCAGACCTGTGTTTGTCTACACACGGCCCACTTACCTAAGCAGTACTCCAACTTCTAACGGCAACTCTCCTGAACTCCCGCTGCTGACAGAG ATGGATCTGGTGTCGACTATCGGTGAGAGTGTGGCGTTGGGTGTAGCGGGCGTGATCCTCTGGGGCGACTCCAACTATGCTAGCAGTCAT GCGACTTGTTCCAATCTTAACGAATACCTGCGAGGGCCGTTGGGTCGTTACCTGCTTAACGTGACGTCAGCCGCCGAACAGTGCAGCAGAAACCTCTGTGGATTCCGCGGTCGCTGCCTTCGCAAAAACCCTGACACGGACACGTACCTGCATCTCAGTCCGAACACCCACAGCATAGAGCGCCAAGGAAACACACTTAAGGCTTTGGGCAAGATGGGAGAGGAAGAACTGAGCCGCTTACGGGACGAGTTCCAGTGTCAGTGCTACAACGGCTACGTCGGCGACGACTGTAGTCGAAGTGAGGCCGGGAACAGTGCGACGGTGGTCTGGACCACCTTTTTGCAAGTTATGCTGTTACCGCTCTTCTTGATGGGGTTCCTACACTGA